A single window of Paenibacillus sp. DNA harbors:
- a CDS encoding FAD-binding oxidoreductase, with protein sequence MSQKLKTKDEHILNLAKLVDGPNSILYLKEDLIAYDCDGFTIHRHLPKAVVFPKNTDEVAKVVRYCTSRGLPFLARGAGTGLSGGAIPINGEVIISMVRMKRLLSVDLENRRAVVEPGFVNLKLTHSIAEKGYYYAPDPSSQYCCTIGGNVAENAGGAHCLKYGVTTNHVLGLEVVLPNGEIVDINTEGIADAPGYDLLGLFTGSEGTLGIVTKITVRILKNPEAKKTVLAYFDEVSDGSYAVSDIVSAGIVPAALEMMDKTAIEAVEAAAFPVGHPKDIAALLLIEVDGISAGIDEQIDQILDICQRRNVREVKVARDEQERARWWANRKTGFGAMGAISPDYLVQDGVIPRSKLPEVLNRIHRISEESGLRIANIFHAGDGNLHPLVLFDARIPGQTEKALEAGSACLKACADVGGSITGEHGVGIEKKEEMRFIFSDEEIAAQVSIREVFNPNNLLNGGKLFPSPGRCVEVKKNIKEVAATKHGA encoded by the coding sequence GTGTCGCAGAAGCTGAAAACGAAGGATGAGCATATACTCAATCTTGCGAAGCTTGTGGACGGTCCGAATTCCATCCTTTATTTAAAGGAAGATTTGATTGCTTACGATTGCGACGGGTTCACGATTCATAGGCATTTGCCCAAAGCGGTCGTTTTTCCGAAAAATACCGATGAAGTAGCCAAGGTGGTAAGGTACTGCACTTCCCGCGGTCTCCCTTTCCTTGCCAGGGGGGCGGGGACCGGATTAAGCGGCGGCGCCATCCCGATTAATGGGGAAGTGATCATCAGCATGGTTCGTATGAAGCGCCTGCTGAGCGTCGATTTGGAAAACCGCCGCGCTGTCGTGGAACCGGGCTTTGTAAATCTTAAATTGACCCATTCGATCGCCGAAAAAGGTTACTACTACGCACCCGACCCTTCGAGCCAATACTGCTGCACGATCGGCGGCAATGTGGCGGAGAATGCCGGCGGAGCGCATTGTTTGAAATACGGCGTAACCACGAACCACGTTCTCGGCCTCGAGGTCGTTCTGCCGAACGGGGAAATCGTCGATATCAATACCGAAGGTATCGCGGATGCGCCGGGCTACGACCTGCTCGGCCTATTTACAGGTTCGGAAGGCACACTGGGAATCGTCACCAAAATTACGGTGCGTATCTTGAAAAATCCCGAAGCCAAAAAGACGGTGCTTGCCTACTTCGACGAAGTGTCGGACGGCAGTTATGCCGTATCCGATATCGTATCTGCGGGCATCGTGCCGGCCGCTCTCGAAATGATGGATAAGACGGCAATCGAAGCCGTGGAAGCCGCTGCATTTCCGGTCGGACATCCGAAGGATATCGCAGCCCTCCTGCTCATCGAGGTAGACGGCATTTCCGCGGGCATCGACGAACAAATCGATCAGATTCTGGACATCTGCCAACGCCGGAATGTACGTGAGGTGAAGGTCGCTCGGGACGAGCAGGAACGGGCCCGATGGTGGGCGAATCGCAAGACAGGGTTCGGGGCGATGGGGGCGATTTCCCCGGATTACTTGGTTCAGGACGGCGTCATTCCGCGCAGCAAGCTGCCGGAGGTGTTGAACCGAATTCACCGAATTAGCGAGGAATCGGGGCTTCGCATCGCAAACATCTTCCATGCGGGAGACGGCAATCTACACCCGCTCGTCCTATTCGACGCACGAATCCCGGGTCAGACGGAGAAGGCATTGGAAGCCGGCAGCGCCTGCTTGAAAGCTTGTGCAGATGTCGGCGGATCGATCACGGGGGAGCACGGCGTCGGGATCGAGAAGAAGGAAGAAATGCGATTTATTTTCAGCGACGAGGAAATCGCCGCACAGGTAAGCATTCGCGAGGTGTTCAATCCGAATAACCTGTTGAATGGCGGGAAGTTGTTCCCTAGTCCGGGACGCTGCGTCGAGGTCAAGAAAAATATTAAGGAAGTCGCCGCAACGAAGCACGGGGCGTGA
- a CDS encoding fumarylacetoacetate hydrolase family protein — protein sequence MKLARFIVQGEHEIRSGIVEDRSIRELTGDVFTAFTFTGNSFAVEDVQFKAPLQPRHIIGIGKNFAADGVEKPAIPDMPILFFKPLGTVVGPEDPVILPQGTKEIKFESELAVIIGKPAKNVNPSEADQAIFGYTVANDLGATDYFHPEGHWTIGKAFDTFCPLGPVIETEFDYRSARIQATVNGIVKQDASMERIITPIDVMISYISRFMTLMPGDVILTGTPAGSEAVRAGDTVDCFIEGIGHLRNTIQAY from the coding sequence ATGAAATTAGCCAGATTTATCGTTCAAGGCGAACATGAAATTCGCAGCGGCATTGTCGAGGATCGTTCCATTCGCGAATTGACGGGAGACGTATTTACCGCCTTTACATTTACCGGGAATTCGTTTGCTGTGGAGGATGTTCAGTTCAAGGCCCCGCTTCAGCCGAGACATATTATCGGCATCGGCAAAAATTTCGCGGCTGACGGAGTTGAGAAGCCTGCGATCCCGGATATGCCGATTCTTTTCTTCAAACCATTAGGCACGGTGGTCGGCCCAGAAGATCCGGTAATCCTGCCCCAGGGGACGAAGGAGATCAAGTTTGAGTCGGAGCTGGCTGTAATTATCGGGAAGCCCGCGAAAAACGTGAATCCATCGGAAGCGGATCAAGCGATATTCGGCTATACGGTAGCGAACGACTTGGGCGCGACCGATTATTTCCACCCCGAGGGCCATTGGACGATCGGCAAAGCGTTCGATACGTTCTGCCCCCTAGGTCCAGTAATCGAGACGGAATTCGATTACCGCTCGGCGCGCATTCAGGCAACGGTCAATGGCATCGTCAAACAGGACGCTTCGATGGAGCGCATCATTACGCCGATCGACGTCATGATATCGTATATCAGTCGTTTCATGACCCTTATGCCGGGAGACGTAATCCTGACGGGAACTCCGGCCGGGTCGGAAGCGGTACGCGCAGGAGATACTGTCGATTGTTTTATCGAAGGGATCGGACACCTGCGAAATACGATTCAAGCCTACTAA
- a CDS encoding IclR family transcriptional regulator, with protein sequence MDQKYSVPALDRADAVLNVLIDEPYRWKLSDLSKKLGISKSTLYSLLVTMERLQWVNRDRNETYAIGSTLGRYGSAFFRQYDLIGEFRRLAEPLMRKLQESIQLAVLEGDEVLYLAKVEAPSPVQMVSGPGVRFPAHATGLGKSLMLDMDEHQICALFPQETLPKITAHTIESRQALIQEVTNGRQAGYTLDLQEGVMGFCCVAAPIRKASGEIAAAISCSMPIHRWEEKKELAIQEILQLAQQLSNV encoded by the coding sequence TTGGATCAAAAATATAGCGTCCCCGCTTTAGACCGTGCCGATGCCGTGTTGAACGTATTAATAGACGAACCTTACCGATGGAAGCTGTCCGATTTGTCCAAGAAGCTCGGGATTAGCAAGAGTACCCTATATTCATTGCTAGTTACGATGGAACGACTGCAATGGGTCAACCGCGACCGCAATGAAACTTATGCGATCGGCAGCACACTTGGGCGGTATGGGAGCGCCTTCTTCCGACAGTACGATCTGATCGGCGAGTTTCGGCGCTTGGCGGAACCTTTGATGCGCAAGCTTCAAGAATCCATTCAACTCGCAGTGCTCGAGGGCGACGAGGTGCTCTATTTGGCCAAGGTAGAAGCCCCTAGTCCCGTACAAATGGTGTCCGGTCCAGGCGTCCGTTTCCCGGCGCACGCGACGGGTCTCGGGAAATCGTTGATGTTGGACATGGACGAACACCAAATCTGCGCCTTGTTTCCCCAAGAAACACTCCCTAAAATTACCGCCCACACGATCGAATCGCGGCAAGCGTTGATTCAGGAAGTTACGAACGGGCGGCAGGCGGGATATACGTTGGACCTGCAAGAGGGGGTCATGGGATTTTGCTGCGTCGCCGCGCCCATTCGCAAGGCGAGCGGCGAAATCGCCGCCGCTATCAGCTGTTCCATGCCGATTCATCGTTGGGAAGAGAAGAAGGAGCTCGCCATTCAGGAGATTCTGCAACTTGCGCAGCAGCTTTCGAACGTCTGA
- a CDS encoding cache domain-containing sensor histidine kinase yields MSSILIKLKDIGRLPSLKYKLFILLLFISVLPILCSSYFWQQIMFRSSTEHAAEVSAQYVSFVNRELSTYLQDIERSLHPIITDPDFQQFLNLPSGRIEEQARLALGFRDTVRSSVTMTDEIVGLLYLDTQGKVLFESFGYHLDFNHSFEEDVFYRNVFQLQNEELSVPHSVGYLLNYNESVFSYVRPVVNLHTGQITSWLIVEIKEHYIRDMLKSSNHRANHRLLLYQPSSGNLVAGASLEPKVREHLTSALPSLADENHAVFTADQERYQVVLERIPAGDWRLLLVTPLASISEGLRSSIRWSTTIAVISVAFALVVSFPIMNHVLKPLYKLKAGLQRLGRGAYVPIPGHRSNDEFGFLVRSYNAMLEELKTMQREVVEANMKEKERELLQLQAQINPHFLFNTLETIELYAAKRDRESINGVVQNLSRMMRYSVKSDSGWVPLQEEMKYVGYFLSINRYRYGRDAAVTITLDPRTLELPIMKLSVQPFVENAIKYGWGARPEEIAVAIRTERTADRTNIIVHNTGEPIPEAVLAKLQSLIALRGQSDDPFFRLHTGIQNVCRRFFLAYGDIDVIRIESDSAHGTTVTITLPNTAAKQRH; encoded by the coding sequence ATGTCATCAATTCTGATCAAGCTGAAAGATATCGGGCGGCTGCCTTCCTTAAAATACAAGCTGTTTATTTTGCTGCTGTTTATTTCCGTTCTGCCGATTTTATGCTCCAGCTATTTTTGGCAGCAGATTATGTTCCGCTCCAGTACCGAGCATGCGGCCGAGGTGTCTGCGCAGTACGTGAGCTTCGTCAACCGCGAGCTCTCAACCTATCTTCAGGATATCGAGCGGTCGCTGCACCCTATCATTACCGATCCGGATTTCCAACAATTTCTCAACCTGCCGAGCGGCCGCATCGAAGAGCAAGCCCGTCTGGCCTTGGGCTTTCGGGACACGGTCCGGAGCAGCGTCACGATGACGGATGAAATTGTGGGTCTGCTTTATTTGGACACCCAAGGGAAGGTGCTTTTCGAATCGTTCGGCTACCACCTAGATTTCAATCATTCATTCGAGGAAGATGTGTTTTACCGAAATGTGTTCCAGCTGCAAAACGAAGAATTGAGCGTTCCCCATTCCGTCGGGTATTTGTTGAATTACAACGAAAGCGTTTTCTCCTATGTCCGTCCGGTCGTCAATTTACACACCGGGCAAATCACCTCTTGGCTCATCGTCGAGATTAAAGAACACTATATCCGCGACATGCTGAAATCGTCAAATCACCGCGCCAATCATCGGCTGCTGTTGTACCAACCGTCGAGCGGGAACCTCGTGGCGGGCGCATCGCTCGAGCCGAAGGTTCGCGAGCACTTGACATCGGCTCTGCCGTCTTTAGCGGACGAGAATCACGCTGTGTTTACTGCAGATCAGGAGCGGTACCAGGTCGTGCTCGAGCGCATTCCCGCCGGCGATTGGCGTCTGCTGCTGGTCACGCCGCTGGCGAGCATTTCCGAAGGACTTCGCAGCTCGATCCGCTGGTCGACTACCATTGCGGTCATCAGCGTCGCGTTCGCGCTCGTCGTTTCGTTCCCGATTATGAACCATGTCCTGAAGCCGCTGTACAAATTGAAAGCAGGTCTTCAGCGTCTTGGGAGAGGGGCGTACGTACCGATACCGGGTCATCGCAGCAACGACGAATTCGGGTTTCTCGTCCGCAGCTATAACGCCATGCTGGAGGAACTGAAAACGATGCAGCGGGAAGTGGTCGAGGCGAACATGAAGGAAAAGGAAAGAGAATTGTTGCAGCTGCAGGCGCAGATTAACCCGCATTTTTTGTTCAACACGCTGGAGACGATCGAGTTGTACGCCGCCAAGCGAGACCGCGAGTCCATTAACGGCGTGGTGCAAAATTTGTCCCGCATGATGCGGTACAGCGTGAAATCCGATAGCGGATGGGTGCCGCTGCAAGAGGAGATGAAATACGTCGGATATTTTCTAAGTATCAATCGATACCGGTACGGACGCGATGCCGCGGTCACGATTACGCTCGATCCGCGAACGTTGGAGCTTCCGATCATGAAGCTGAGCGTGCAGCCCTTCGTCGAGAACGCCATCAAGTACGGCTGGGGGGCTCGCCCGGAGGAAATCGCCGTTGCGATCCGCACGGAGCGGACGGCAGATCGGACGAACATCATCGTCCACAATACCGGCGAGCCGATTCCGGAAGCCGTGCTCGCCAAGCTTCAGTCTCTTATCGCCTTGCGAGGGCAATCGGATGATCCGTTCTTCCGGCTGCACACCGGCATTCAAAACGTCTGCCGGCGGTTTTTTCTTGCCTATGGGGATATCGACGTCATTCGTATCGAGAGCGACAGCGCTCACGGCACGACGGTGACGATTACGCTGCCGAATACGGCGGCGAAACAGCGGCACTGA
- a CDS encoding response regulator transcription factor, whose translation MKICVADDEKQVRESIMMKLEYVSPRARIFDVGYGLRALQQILLVQPDLLFLDIRMPEMDGIDILQKVKTVLPNVQVIILSGYGEFEYAQKAVKYGAADYLLKPADLDQLRTVTQRVEDDIAKNFLTEIEVHLERLSLQMVFVHDLACGNVSDWHDERLPKLVEFGGAAAAGEEVLFAFRVNGKHEGRVRKAIGPVEQYSFSEKKDFGLALLDALSRWESLRFYEGAGDRKGAVAASGGEEAVLKQVGRLRLRIVETAKEWNETELETLLMEWFGEAARLPYRSLKKQCGLLMAAMDEGLLPQNQMIVLEEEKLEYWLNWVNSHESWALLQDRIRKFVLGGVKALKRLEADSRLPSDWFEDCLRAIDRNPALSLEELAAKVGVHPVTISRNFKQQTGLNFARYLLLQRLRAAKSYLASTDETVERIAEKVGYADYRYFGKLFKKEFGVTPAEYRRNGETKG comes from the coding sequence ATGAAAATCTGCGTGGCGGACGATGAAAAACAAGTGAGAGAAAGCATTATGATGAAGCTGGAATACGTTTCCCCGCGGGCTCGCATTTTCGATGTAGGGTACGGTTTGAGAGCGCTGCAGCAAATTTTGCTCGTTCAGCCGGACCTTCTGTTTCTTGACATCCGAATGCCGGAAATGGACGGCATCGACATTTTGCAAAAGGTAAAGACGGTATTGCCGAACGTTCAGGTCATCATTCTCAGCGGGTATGGGGAGTTCGAATATGCGCAGAAGGCCGTGAAATACGGTGCGGCGGATTATTTGTTAAAGCCGGCGGATTTAGATCAGCTGCGAACGGTTACCCAACGGGTGGAGGATGACATCGCGAAGAACTTTCTAACAGAAATCGAAGTTCACTTGGAACGGTTATCGTTGCAGATGGTGTTCGTTCATGACCTCGCGTGCGGCAATGTCAGCGATTGGCACGACGAAAGGCTGCCGAAGCTTGTGGAGTTCGGTGGAGCGGCGGCCGCGGGCGAAGAGGTGCTGTTCGCGTTTCGCGTGAACGGAAAGCATGAGGGCCGCGTTCGGAAAGCGATCGGGCCAGTGGAACAGTACAGCTTTTCGGAAAAAAAGGATTTCGGCCTTGCGCTATTAGACGCGCTGTCACGGTGGGAAAGTCTTCGGTTTTACGAGGGAGCAGGCGATCGTAAAGGCGCCGTTGCCGCATCGGGCGGCGAGGAGGCTGTGCTGAAACAGGTCGGACGCCTTCGGCTCCGAATAGTTGAAACTGCGAAAGAGTGGAACGAAACGGAACTGGAGACGCTGCTTATGGAGTGGTTCGGGGAGGCAGCTAGGCTGCCGTACCGAAGCTTGAAGAAGCAATGCGGATTATTAATGGCCGCTATGGATGAAGGGCTTCTGCCGCAAAATCAAATGATCGTGCTGGAAGAGGAGAAGCTGGAATATTGGCTGAACTGGGTGAACAGTCATGAGAGCTGGGCGTTGCTGCAGGATCGTATTCGTAAATTCGTATTGGGCGGGGTCAAAGCGCTGAAACGTTTGGAGGCGGATTCGCGTCTGCCGTCCGACTGGTTCGAAGATTGCTTGCGCGCTATCGATCGCAATCCGGCCTTATCGCTGGAGGAGCTGGCCGCGAAGGTCGGCGTCCACCCCGTCACAATCAGTCGCAATTTCAAACAGCAGACCGGTTTAAATTTCGCGAGATATTTGCTGCTGCAGCGATTAAGAGCGGCGAAATCATATTTGGCATCCACGGACGAAACGGTAGAACGGATCGCCGAGAAAGTAGGATATGCGGATTATCGGTATTTCGGAAAACTGTTTAAAAAGGAATTCGGCGTTACCCCTGCGGAGTATCGCAGAAACGGCGAAACGAAGGGTTAA
- a CDS encoding sugar ABC transporter substrate-binding protein, which translates to MKKTWMSLFAIVFSIGTILSACSGGTSSGEAAATEGNGEAPDKQAAEPVTLEFWGRWEEATAQIQETIAEFQTAYPHITVKYTVVPAAQYIAQMQAAISGNDLPDLFAYHPNLPASQLVQMDLLHPISDVVEGKRDAFYEGTWSEGYTTMNGEAYTLPVFNAMRPSWLMYYNKAVLEKAGLTEADVPKSWDQLYEFSKKVKEATNGEAYGLVVGVKALSFLPFAIQQMATSVSPEVSTDSLGYPFNYKTGKYEYNAAGIVEALELFKKLQDEKLLHPNSLVMSFREGTALMEAGQAALTMDGSFFASQMNKDNLDNYGVAPLPTKDGKPAYTGFYGESRASIHVAKSTEHYEEVKLFLQFMMDHLYPKLVKDGIEYSPIKAHNENAEISHPVAAQALKLQSEAYILIPRPFERNLETVKVAAELPPKLPKLTLANIVEGYLSGQIPDVKAALDQLTEEANQAFSETIEKVGVQPSDYVFEDWVPFTPYTK; encoded by the coding sequence ATGAAAAAAACATGGATGAGCCTGTTCGCCATTGTGTTTTCCATCGGAACCATCCTATCGGCCTGCTCCGGCGGGACGTCGAGCGGGGAAGCCGCTGCGACGGAGGGAAATGGAGAGGCGCCGGACAAGCAAGCCGCTGAGCCCGTAACGCTGGAATTCTGGGGACGCTGGGAGGAAGCGACGGCACAAATTCAGGAAACGATCGCGGAGTTCCAAACGGCCTATCCGCATATTACCGTCAAATACACGGTCGTGCCGGCGGCGCAATACATTGCTCAAATGCAGGCGGCTATTTCAGGTAACGATTTGCCGGATCTATTCGCATATCATCCGAATTTGCCGGCGTCCCAATTGGTGCAAATGGATTTGCTCCACCCCATCTCCGATGTTGTCGAAGGCAAAAGGGATGCGTTCTATGAAGGAACTTGGTCGGAAGGCTATACGACGATGAACGGCGAGGCGTACACGCTGCCGGTGTTCAACGCGATGCGCCCGTCTTGGTTAATGTATTACAACAAAGCGGTGCTGGAGAAAGCGGGACTGACGGAAGCGGACGTGCCGAAGTCGTGGGATCAATTATACGAGTTCAGCAAAAAGGTGAAAGAAGCCACGAACGGCGAAGCGTACGGCCTCGTCGTCGGCGTCAAGGCGCTCAGCTTCCTGCCGTTCGCGATTCAGCAAATGGCGACGAGCGTGTCGCCGGAAGTATCGACGGACAGTCTCGGGTATCCGTTCAATTACAAAACCGGCAAGTACGAGTACAATGCTGCCGGCATCGTTGAAGCATTGGAGCTTTTCAAGAAGCTGCAAGACGAAAAACTGCTCCATCCGAACAGCTTGGTCATGTCGTTCCGCGAGGGCACGGCGCTGATGGAGGCCGGGCAGGCGGCGCTGACGATGGACGGCTCCTTCTTCGCTTCACAGATGAATAAGGACAACCTTGACAACTACGGCGTCGCGCCGCTGCCGACGAAGGACGGAAAACCGGCTTACACAGGATTCTACGGCGAATCGCGGGCGTCAATCCATGTCGCGAAGTCGACGGAGCATTACGAGGAAGTCAAGCTGTTCCTTCAGTTTATGATGGATCACCTGTACCCGAAGCTCGTGAAAGACGGCATCGAGTACTCTCCGATCAAGGCGCATAATGAGAATGCGGAGATCTCCCATCCGGTCGCCGCGCAGGCTCTGAAGCTCCAGAGCGAAGCGTACATCCTCATTCCGAGACCGTTCGAGCGGAACTTGGAAACGGTCAAGGTGGCGGCGGAACTGCCGCCTAAGCTGCCGAAGCTGACGCTGGCAAACATTGTTGAAGGCTACTTGAGCGGACAGATTCCGGATGTTAAAGCGGCGCTCGATCAACTGACGGAGGAAGCGAATCAGGCGTTCTCCGAAACGATCGAGAAGGTTGGGGTACAGCCGTCGGATTATGTATTCGAGGATTGGGTTCCTTTCACCCCGTATACGAAATAA
- a CDS encoding sugar ABC transporter permease yields MLTRVNKKYFWAYLFIFPQLLFFLVFTIYPIIMSYVYSFFEWNGIGPLKNFVLFDNFIEILKDDAFWNAFKNNMIFIVLQTAIVLPATLLAAIALNWSALKGKTFYRTVYFIPVVTTAAVVGVLMKFIYGNENALVNDVLLALGIIDEPVSWLGGPATAMGVLILVSVWKIFGMIMVFWLAGLQGLPADTFEAAKMDGASFGQTLRYITVPMLLPIGAIILLLTVVNGMHVFDLAKTLTDGGPFFATDMVDLYIYRYAFGSTGFPEMGYASAAGIIFGVSIFFITAFLGWLVRAANQRQGNQGGAIG; encoded by the coding sequence GTGCTAACACGGGTTAACAAAAAATACTTCTGGGCTTACTTGTTTATATTCCCGCAGCTGTTGTTTTTTCTCGTATTTACGATCTATCCGATCATTATGAGCTATGTGTATTCGTTTTTTGAGTGGAACGGCATCGGTCCGCTGAAAAACTTTGTGTTGTTCGACAATTTTATCGAAATTTTGAAAGACGACGCGTTTTGGAACGCGTTTAAGAACAATATGATCTTCATCGTGCTGCAGACGGCGATCGTGCTGCCGGCCACATTGCTCGCGGCCATCGCGCTCAATTGGTCCGCGCTGAAGGGCAAGACGTTCTACCGAACCGTCTACTTCATCCCGGTCGTCACGACGGCGGCGGTTGTCGGCGTGCTGATGAAATTCATTTACGGCAACGAGAATGCGCTCGTGAACGATGTGCTGTTGGCCCTCGGGATCATCGACGAACCCGTCTCTTGGCTGGGCGGGCCGGCGACGGCGATGGGCGTTCTAATCCTCGTGTCCGTTTGGAAAATTTTCGGCATGATCATGGTGTTTTGGCTGGCCGGTTTGCAAGGATTGCCGGCGGATACGTTCGAGGCCGCCAAGATGGACGGCGCGAGCTTCGGGCAAACGCTCCGTTACATCACCGTCCCGATGCTGCTGCCGATCGGCGCCATCATCTTGCTGCTGACCGTTGTGAACGGGATGCATGTGTTCGACCTAGCGAAGACGTTGACGGACGGCGGGCCGTTCTTCGCGACGGATATGGTGGATCTGTACATTTACCGCTATGCGTTCGGAAGCACGGGCTTCCCGGAAATGGGCTACGCGTCTGCGGCGGGCATCATTTTCGGCGTATCGATCTTCTTTATCACGGCATTCCTCGGTTGGCTGGTTCGTGCGGCGAATCAACGGCAAGGAAACCAAGGGGGGGCGATCGGATGA